Proteins found in one Apostichopus japonicus isolate 1M-3 chromosome 16, ASM3797524v1, whole genome shotgun sequence genomic segment:
- the LOC139982637 gene encoding uncharacterized protein isoform X5 gives MLLERYGELVLLDATYRTTKYALPLFLMVVRTNVGYTPVATFICESETTAHIAEALSIIKEWNLQWKPQFFMIDYSETEYQALQDVFPEAHKYVCSFHREQAWIRWCREGKNQLTTDNQHHLLKMLRDIATAKEKEKCDKGIHILRSSKLYSSNIRVKTYTETRWLGICQRWCRAYALPGFNVSVTTNNGVEALNRTLKQFYLKLTTTNTVSSLAETLVLDFIPDQLMSYTRKNYAFSSQYKAYNPQVPAFLHDRPRAFVKHCMTKISAATHYKSKDVQKVGENIFQVKSENSLQNTWYEVFLGDSKSFPKCQCAAFMENFMPCKHLFAIFAHSDATWNSLSPLYKNSAYFNLDLSFLSKEVQFKSCLRDDQEVGTGSPVQQEDETDVSGEEASTCNRYIHSTQKCLREKLKVLQDLSFLSSDVDVMSNVISQLTLACAELEQTIPRENQLPLHQSGKKSALRPLPQRKKKMKKAKQSKMTHRTDPPPKKRVHFEATGSGDKSSDPPPKKRVHFEATGSGDKSSDPPPKKRVHFEATGSGDKSSETDQLLQELKQSETTNLKRIHREQRYHVCGEVLEYDDFKSLIYPNWLNDKVMNAYLSVLRSQCNTSDNNHVFIIPSYLAVLWDAGRFNTWMMREINLVMFKWIFMPINITNNHWILLAANVPQMSVSILDSMDTGKGLSYVGKWKKFMHNRSRLVGEFDGEWKTGHLMSAQQKDGNSCGPFVLMNALALTRDILLESLTHEHVLLMRTYVFTILKKNAVKPPGQRKKCDMPGCLQPEMPAMWVACDVCGRWCHFLCVGMKKKPMQEYLCPICIAQYR, from the exons ATGCTACTAGAGAGATATGGAGAACTAGTACTGCTTGATGCCACGTACCGTACAACTAAATATGCCCTCCCCTTATTCTTAATGGTTGTAAGGACAAATGTAGGGTATACACCTGTTGCAACATTTATCTGTGAGAGTGAGACGACTGCACATATTGCAGAGGCCCTTTCAATCATCAAGGAGTGGAACCTTCAGTGGAAACCTCAATTTTTTATGATTGACTATTCTGAAACAGAGTATCAGGCCCTTCAAGATGTGTTTCCAGAGGCTCACAAGTATGTTTGCAGCTTTCACAGAGAGCAAGCTTGGATCCGCTGGTGCAGGGAAG GAAAAAACCAACTAACCACTGACAACCAACACCATCTCTTGAAAATGCTGAGGGATATTGCaacagcaaaagaaaaagaaaaatgtgacaAAGGTATTCACATTTTGCGTTCAAGCAAGTTGTACTCCTCAAACATCAGAGTGAAAACATACACTGAGACTAGATGGCTTGGCATATGTCAG CGATGGTGCAGAGCATATGCACTGCCTGGCTTCAATGTGTCAGTCACCACAAACAATGGAGTAGAAGCACTTAACAGAACACTGAAGCAGTTCTACCTAAAGCTGACAACTACAAACACTGTCTCTTCATTGGCTGAAACTCTGGTGTTGGACTTCATACCAGATCAACTGATGTCCTACACAAGAAAAAACTATGCCTTCAGTAGCCAGTACAAGGCATACAACCCTCAAGTGCCAGCATTTTTGCATGATCGACCCAGAGCCTTTGTTAAGCACTGCATGACAAAGATAAGTGCGGCCACTCACTACAAATCAAAGGATGTCCAAAAGGTTGGTGAAAATATTTTTCAGgtgaaaagtgaaaattcctTACAAAATACATGGTATGAAGTGTTCCTTGGGGACTCAAAATCGTTCCCCAAATGTCAATGTGCTGCATTTATGGAGAACTTCATGCCATGCAAACATCTCTTTGCAATATTTGCACACAGTGATGCCACCTGGAACAGCCTGAGTCCACTGTATAAAAACAGTGCATATTTTAACCTGGACTTGAGTTTTCTTTCAAAGGAAGTTCAGTTCAAATCTTGCCTAAGAGATGATCAAGAAGTTGGTACTGGGAGCCCTGTCCAACAGGAAGATGAGACAGACGTCAGTGGTGAAGAAGCCAGTACCTGCAATCGGTATATCCATTCTACCCAGAAGTGCCTCAGAGAAAAACTGAAGGTTTTGCAGGATCTctcttttctctcctctgaTGTTGATGTCATGTCAAATGTCATCTCCCAACTCACACTGGCATGTGCTGAACTGGAACAGACCATACCGAGAGAAAACCAGTTGCCTCTACACCAGTCGGGCAAGAAATCAGCCCTTCGTCCACTGcctcaaagaaagaaaaagatgaaaaaggCAAAACAGTCAAAGATGACACACAGAACAG ACCCACCGCCCAAAAAGAGGGTACATTTCGAAGCAACAGGCAGTGGTGACAAATCCAGTG ACCCACCGCCCAAAAAGAGGGTACATTTCGAAGCAACAGGCAGTGGTGACAAATCCAGTG ACCCACCGCCCAAAAAGAGGGTACATTTCGAAGCAACAGGCAGTGGTGACAAATCCAGTG AGACAGACCAACTCTTACAAGAATTAAAACAATCTGAGACGACCAACCTCAAAAGGATTCACAGGGAGCAACGTTACCATGTGTGTGGGGAAGTGTTGGAATACGATGATTTCAAAAGCCTTATCTACCCAAACTGGCTTAATGACAAG GTAATGAATGCATACCTCTCTGTACTACGTTCACAATGTAATACAAGTGATAACAACCACGTCTTCATCATCCCATCGTATCTGGCAGTTTTATGGGATGCTGGGAGATTTAACACATGGATGATGCGAGAG ATAAATCTGGTCATGTTTAAATGGATCTTCATGCCCATTAACATCACTAACAACCATTGGATTCTCTTGGCGGCCAATGTTCCACAGATGTCTGTGTCAATTCTTGACTCAATGGACACTGGAAAGGGTCTATCCTATGTAGGAAAATGGAA GAAGTTCATGCATAATCGCTCAAGGCTAGTTGGAGAGTTTGATGGAGAATGGAAGACTGGACATTTGATGTCAGCCCAACAGAAAGATGGGAACTCATGTGGGCCTTTTGTATTAATG AATGCTTTAGCTTTGACTAGAGACATCCTTTTAGAAAGTCTCACACATGAGCATGTACTGCTGATGAGGACGTATGTCTTCACCATACTTAAGAAGAACGCGGTGAAACCACCAGGCCAGAGGAAAAAGTGTGACATGCCTGGTTGTCTTCAGCCTGAAATGCCTGCAATGTGGGTAGCATGTGATGTATGTGGAAGATGGTGTCATTTCCTTTGTGtgggaatgaagaaaaaacccaTGCAAGAGTACTTGTGTCCCATATGCATAGCTCAATATAGATAG
- the LOC139982637 gene encoding uncharacterized protein isoform X10, producing the protein MLLERYGELVLLDATYRTTKYALPLFLMVVRTNVGYTPVATFICESETTAHIAEALSIIKEWNLQWKPQFFMIDYSETEYQALQDVFPEAHKYVCSFHREQAWIRWCREGKNQLTTDNQHHLLKMLRDIATAKEKEKCDKGIHILRSSKLYSSNIRVKTYTETRWLGICQRWCRAYALPGFNVSVTTNNGVEALNRTLKQFYLKLTTTNTVSSLAETLVLDFIPDQLMSYTRKNYAFSSQYKAYNPQVPAFLHDRPRAFVKHCMTKISAATHYKSKDVQKVGENIFQVKSENSLQNTWYEVFLGDSKSFPKCQCAAFMENFMPCKHLFAIFAHSDATWNSLSPLYKNSAYFNLDLSFLSKEVQFKSCLRDDQEVGTGSPVQQEDETDVSGEEASTCNRYIHSTQKCLREKLKVLQDLSFLSSDVDVMSNVISQLTLACAELEQTIPRENQLPLHQSGKKSALRPLPQRKKKMKKAKQSKMTHRTDPPPKKRVHFEATGSGDKSSDPPPKKRVHFEATGSGDKSSETDQLLQELKQSETTNLKRIHREQRYHVCGEVLEYDDFKSLIYPNWLNDKVMNAYLSVLRSQCNTSDNNHVFIIPSYLAVLWDAGRFNTWMMREINLVMFKWIFMPINITNNHWILLAANVPQMSVSILDSMDTGKGLSYVGKWKKFMHNRSRLVGEFDGEWKTGHLMSAQQKDGNSCGPFVLMNALALTRDILLESLTHEHVLLMRTYVFTILKKNAVKPPGQRKKCDMPGCLQPEMPAMWVACDVCGRWCHFLCVGMKKKPMQEYLCPICIAQYR; encoded by the exons ATGCTACTAGAGAGATATGGAGAACTAGTACTGCTTGATGCCACGTACCGTACAACTAAATATGCCCTCCCCTTATTCTTAATGGTTGTAAGGACAAATGTAGGGTATACACCTGTTGCAACATTTATCTGTGAGAGTGAGACGACTGCACATATTGCAGAGGCCCTTTCAATCATCAAGGAGTGGAACCTTCAGTGGAAACCTCAATTTTTTATGATTGACTATTCTGAAACAGAGTATCAGGCCCTTCAAGATGTGTTTCCAGAGGCTCACAAGTATGTTTGCAGCTTTCACAGAGAGCAAGCTTGGATCCGCTGGTGCAGGGAAG GAAAAAACCAACTAACCACTGACAACCAACACCATCTCTTGAAAATGCTGAGGGATATTGCaacagcaaaagaaaaagaaaaatgtgacaAAGGTATTCACATTTTGCGTTCAAGCAAGTTGTACTCCTCAAACATCAGAGTGAAAACATACACTGAGACTAGATGGCTTGGCATATGTCAG CGATGGTGCAGAGCATATGCACTGCCTGGCTTCAATGTGTCAGTCACCACAAACAATGGAGTAGAAGCACTTAACAGAACACTGAAGCAGTTCTACCTAAAGCTGACAACTACAAACACTGTCTCTTCATTGGCTGAAACTCTGGTGTTGGACTTCATACCAGATCAACTGATGTCCTACACAAGAAAAAACTATGCCTTCAGTAGCCAGTACAAGGCATACAACCCTCAAGTGCCAGCATTTTTGCATGATCGACCCAGAGCCTTTGTTAAGCACTGCATGACAAAGATAAGTGCGGCCACTCACTACAAATCAAAGGATGTCCAAAAGGTTGGTGAAAATATTTTTCAGgtgaaaagtgaaaattcctTACAAAATACATGGTATGAAGTGTTCCTTGGGGACTCAAAATCGTTCCCCAAATGTCAATGTGCTGCATTTATGGAGAACTTCATGCCATGCAAACATCTCTTTGCAATATTTGCACACAGTGATGCCACCTGGAACAGCCTGAGTCCACTGTATAAAAACAGTGCATATTTTAACCTGGACTTGAGTTTTCTTTCAAAGGAAGTTCAGTTCAAATCTTGCCTAAGAGATGATCAAGAAGTTGGTACTGGGAGCCCTGTCCAACAGGAAGATGAGACAGACGTCAGTGGTGAAGAAGCCAGTACCTGCAATCGGTATATCCATTCTACCCAGAAGTGCCTCAGAGAAAAACTGAAGGTTTTGCAGGATCTctcttttctctcctctgaTGTTGATGTCATGTCAAATGTCATCTCCCAACTCACACTGGCATGTGCTGAACTGGAACAGACCATACCGAGAGAAAACCAGTTGCCTCTACACCAGTCGGGCAAGAAATCAGCCCTTCGTCCACTGcctcaaagaaagaaaaagatgaaaaaggCAAAACAGTCAAAGATGACACACAGAACAG ACCCACCGCCCAAAAAGAGGGTACATTTCGAAGCAACAGGCAGTGGTGACAAATCCAGTG ACCCACCGCCCAAAAAGAGGGTACATTTCGAAGCAACAGGCAGTGGTGACAAATCCAGTG AGACAGACCAACTCTTACAAGAATTAAAACAATCTGAGACGACCAACCTCAAAAGGATTCACAGGGAGCAACGTTACCATGTGTGTGGGGAAGTGTTGGAATACGATGATTTCAAAAGCCTTATCTACCCAAACTGGCTTAATGACAAG GTAATGAATGCATACCTCTCTGTACTACGTTCACAATGTAATACAAGTGATAACAACCACGTCTTCATCATCCCATCGTATCTGGCAGTTTTATGGGATGCTGGGAGATTTAACACATGGATGATGCGAGAG ATAAATCTGGTCATGTTTAAATGGATCTTCATGCCCATTAACATCACTAACAACCATTGGATTCTCTTGGCGGCCAATGTTCCACAGATGTCTGTGTCAATTCTTGACTCAATGGACACTGGAAAGGGTCTATCCTATGTAGGAAAATGGAA GAAGTTCATGCATAATCGCTCAAGGCTAGTTGGAGAGTTTGATGGAGAATGGAAGACTGGACATTTGATGTCAGCCCAACAGAAAGATGGGAACTCATGTGGGCCTTTTGTATTAATG AATGCTTTAGCTTTGACTAGAGACATCCTTTTAGAAAGTCTCACACATGAGCATGTACTGCTGATGAGGACGTATGTCTTCACCATACTTAAGAAGAACGCGGTGAAACCACCAGGCCAGAGGAAAAAGTGTGACATGCCTGGTTGTCTTCAGCCTGAAATGCCTGCAATGTGGGTAGCATGTGATGTATGTGGAAGATGGTGTCATTTCCTTTGTGtgggaatgaagaaaaaacccaTGCAAGAGTACTTGTGTCCCATATGCATAGCTCAATATAGATAG
- the LOC139982637 gene encoding uncharacterized protein isoform X3, with translation MLLERYGELVLLDATYRTTKYALPLFLMVVRTNVGYTPVATFICESETTAHIAEALSIIKEWNLQWKPQFFMIDYSETEYQALQDVFPEAHKYVCSFHREQAWIRWCREGKNQLTTDNQHHLLKMLRDIATAKEKEKCDKGIHILRSSKLYSSNIRVKTYTETRWLGICQRWCRAYALPGFNVSVTTNNGVEALNRTLKQFYLKLTTTNTVSSLAETLVLDFIPDQLMSYTRKNYAFSSQYKAYNPQVPAFLHDRPRAFVKHCMTKISAATHYKSKDVQKVGENIFQVKSENSLQNTWYEVFLGDSKSFPKCQCAAFMENFMPCKHLFAIFAHSDATWNSLSPLYKNSAYFNLDLSFLSKEVQFKSCLRDDQEVGTGSPVQQEDETDVSGEEASTCNRYIHSTQKCLREKLKVLQDLSFLSSDVDVMSNVISQLTLACAELEQTIPRENQLPLHQSGKKSALRPLPQRKKKMKKAKQSKMTHRTDPPPKKRVHFEATGSGDKSSDPPPKKRVHFEATGSGDKSSDPPPKKRVHFLATCSGDKSSDPPPKKRVHFEATGSGDKSSETDQLLQELKQSETTNLKRIHREQRYHVCGEVLEYDDFKSLIYPNWLNDKVMNAYLSVLRSQCNTSDNNHVFIIPSYLAVLWDAGRFNTWMMREINLVMFKWIFMPINITNNHWILLAANVPQMSVSILDSMDTGKGLSYVGKWKKFMHNRSRLVGEFDGEWKTGHLMSAQQKDGNSCGPFVLMNALALTRDILLESLTHEHVLLMRTYVFTILKKNAVKPPGQRKKCDMPGCLQPEMPAMWVACDVCGRWCHFLCVGMKKKPMQEYLCPICIAQYR, from the exons ATGCTACTAGAGAGATATGGAGAACTAGTACTGCTTGATGCCACGTACCGTACAACTAAATATGCCCTCCCCTTATTCTTAATGGTTGTAAGGACAAATGTAGGGTATACACCTGTTGCAACATTTATCTGTGAGAGTGAGACGACTGCACATATTGCAGAGGCCCTTTCAATCATCAAGGAGTGGAACCTTCAGTGGAAACCTCAATTTTTTATGATTGACTATTCTGAAACAGAGTATCAGGCCCTTCAAGATGTGTTTCCAGAGGCTCACAAGTATGTTTGCAGCTTTCACAGAGAGCAAGCTTGGATCCGCTGGTGCAGGGAAG GAAAAAACCAACTAACCACTGACAACCAACACCATCTCTTGAAAATGCTGAGGGATATTGCaacagcaaaagaaaaagaaaaatgtgacaAAGGTATTCACATTTTGCGTTCAAGCAAGTTGTACTCCTCAAACATCAGAGTGAAAACATACACTGAGACTAGATGGCTTGGCATATGTCAG CGATGGTGCAGAGCATATGCACTGCCTGGCTTCAATGTGTCAGTCACCACAAACAATGGAGTAGAAGCACTTAACAGAACACTGAAGCAGTTCTACCTAAAGCTGACAACTACAAACACTGTCTCTTCATTGGCTGAAACTCTGGTGTTGGACTTCATACCAGATCAACTGATGTCCTACACAAGAAAAAACTATGCCTTCAGTAGCCAGTACAAGGCATACAACCCTCAAGTGCCAGCATTTTTGCATGATCGACCCAGAGCCTTTGTTAAGCACTGCATGACAAAGATAAGTGCGGCCACTCACTACAAATCAAAGGATGTCCAAAAGGTTGGTGAAAATATTTTTCAGgtgaaaagtgaaaattcctTACAAAATACATGGTATGAAGTGTTCCTTGGGGACTCAAAATCGTTCCCCAAATGTCAATGTGCTGCATTTATGGAGAACTTCATGCCATGCAAACATCTCTTTGCAATATTTGCACACAGTGATGCCACCTGGAACAGCCTGAGTCCACTGTATAAAAACAGTGCATATTTTAACCTGGACTTGAGTTTTCTTTCAAAGGAAGTTCAGTTCAAATCTTGCCTAAGAGATGATCAAGAAGTTGGTACTGGGAGCCCTGTCCAACAGGAAGATGAGACAGACGTCAGTGGTGAAGAAGCCAGTACCTGCAATCGGTATATCCATTCTACCCAGAAGTGCCTCAGAGAAAAACTGAAGGTTTTGCAGGATCTctcttttctctcctctgaTGTTGATGTCATGTCAAATGTCATCTCCCAACTCACACTGGCATGTGCTGAACTGGAACAGACCATACCGAGAGAAAACCAGTTGCCTCTACACCAGTCGGGCAAGAAATCAGCCCTTCGTCCACTGcctcaaagaaagaaaaagatgaaaaaggCAAAACAGTCAAAGATGACACACAGAACAG ACCCACCGCCCAAAAAGAGGGTACATTTCGAAGCAACAGGCAGTGGTGACAAATCCAGTG ACCCACCGCCCAAAAAGAGGGTACATTTCGAAGCAACAGGCAGTGGTGACAAATCCAGTG ACCCACCGCCCAAAAAGAGGGTACATTTCTTAGCAACTTGCAGTGGTGACAAATCCAGTG ACCCACCGCCCAAAAAGAGGGTACATTTCGAAGCAACAGGCAGTGGTGACAAATCCAGTG AGACAGACCAACTCTTACAAGAATTAAAACAATCTGAGACGACCAACCTCAAAAGGATTCACAGGGAGCAACGTTACCATGTGTGTGGGGAAGTGTTGGAATACGATGATTTCAAAAGCCTTATCTACCCAAACTGGCTTAATGACAAG GTAATGAATGCATACCTCTCTGTACTACGTTCACAATGTAATACAAGTGATAACAACCACGTCTTCATCATCCCATCGTATCTGGCAGTTTTATGGGATGCTGGGAGATTTAACACATGGATGATGCGAGAG ATAAATCTGGTCATGTTTAAATGGATCTTCATGCCCATTAACATCACTAACAACCATTGGATTCTCTTGGCGGCCAATGTTCCACAGATGTCTGTGTCAATTCTTGACTCAATGGACACTGGAAAGGGTCTATCCTATGTAGGAAAATGGAA GAAGTTCATGCATAATCGCTCAAGGCTAGTTGGAGAGTTTGATGGAGAATGGAAGACTGGACATTTGATGTCAGCCCAACAGAAAGATGGGAACTCATGTGGGCCTTTTGTATTAATG AATGCTTTAGCTTTGACTAGAGACATCCTTTTAGAAAGTCTCACACATGAGCATGTACTGCTGATGAGGACGTATGTCTTCACCATACTTAAGAAGAACGCGGTGAAACCACCAGGCCAGAGGAAAAAGTGTGACATGCCTGGTTGTCTTCAGCCTGAAATGCCTGCAATGTGGGTAGCATGTGATGTATGTGGAAGATGGTGTCATTTCCTTTGTGtgggaatgaagaaaaaacccaTGCAAGAGTACTTGTGTCCCATATGCATAGCTCAATATAGATAG
- the LOC139982637 gene encoding uncharacterized protein isoform X1 — protein sequence MLLERYGELVLLDATYRTTKYALPLFLMVVRTNVGYTPVATFICESETTAHIAEALSIIKEWNLQWKPQFFMIDYSETEYQALQDVFPEAHKYVCSFHREQAWIRWCREGKNQLTTDNQHHLLKMLRDIATAKEKEKCDKGIHILRSSKLYSSNIRVKTYTETRWLGICQRWCRAYALPGFNVSVTTNNGVEALNRTLKQFYLKLTTTNTVSSLAETLVLDFIPDQLMSYTRKNYAFSSQYKAYNPQVPAFLHDRPRAFVKHCMTKISAATHYKSKDVQKVGENIFQVKSENSLQNTWYEVFLGDSKSFPKCQCAAFMENFMPCKHLFAIFAHSDATWNSLSPLYKNSAYFNLDLSFLSKEVQFKSCLRDDQEVGTGSPVQQEDETDVSGEEASTCNRYIHSTQKCLREKLKVLQDLSFLSSDVDVMSNVISQLTLACAELEQTIPRENQLPLHQSGKKSALRPLPQRKKKMKKAKQSKMTHRTDPPPKKRVHFEATGSGDKSSDPPPKKRVHFEATGSGDKSSDPPPKKRVHFLATCSGDKSSDPPPKKRVHFEATGSGDKSSDPPPKKRVHFLATCSGDKSSDPPPKKRVHFEATGSGDKSSETDQLLQELKQSETTNLKRIHREQRYHVCGEVLEYDDFKSLIYPNWLNDKVMNAYLSVLRSQCNTSDNNHVFIIPSYLAVLWDAGRFNTWMMREINLVMFKWIFMPINITNNHWILLAANVPQMSVSILDSMDTGKGLSYVGKWKKFMHNRSRLVGEFDGEWKTGHLMSAQQKDGNSCGPFVLMNALALTRDILLESLTHEHVLLMRTYVFTILKKNAVKPPGQRKKCDMPGCLQPEMPAMWVACDVCGRWCHFLCVGMKKKPMQEYLCPICIAQYR from the exons ATGCTACTAGAGAGATATGGAGAACTAGTACTGCTTGATGCCACGTACCGTACAACTAAATATGCCCTCCCCTTATTCTTAATGGTTGTAAGGACAAATGTAGGGTATACACCTGTTGCAACATTTATCTGTGAGAGTGAGACGACTGCACATATTGCAGAGGCCCTTTCAATCATCAAGGAGTGGAACCTTCAGTGGAAACCTCAATTTTTTATGATTGACTATTCTGAAACAGAGTATCAGGCCCTTCAAGATGTGTTTCCAGAGGCTCACAAGTATGTTTGCAGCTTTCACAGAGAGCAAGCTTGGATCCGCTGGTGCAGGGAAG GAAAAAACCAACTAACCACTGACAACCAACACCATCTCTTGAAAATGCTGAGGGATATTGCaacagcaaaagaaaaagaaaaatgtgacaAAGGTATTCACATTTTGCGTTCAAGCAAGTTGTACTCCTCAAACATCAGAGTGAAAACATACACTGAGACTAGATGGCTTGGCATATGTCAG CGATGGTGCAGAGCATATGCACTGCCTGGCTTCAATGTGTCAGTCACCACAAACAATGGAGTAGAAGCACTTAACAGAACACTGAAGCAGTTCTACCTAAAGCTGACAACTACAAACACTGTCTCTTCATTGGCTGAAACTCTGGTGTTGGACTTCATACCAGATCAACTGATGTCCTACACAAGAAAAAACTATGCCTTCAGTAGCCAGTACAAGGCATACAACCCTCAAGTGCCAGCATTTTTGCATGATCGACCCAGAGCCTTTGTTAAGCACTGCATGACAAAGATAAGTGCGGCCACTCACTACAAATCAAAGGATGTCCAAAAGGTTGGTGAAAATATTTTTCAGgtgaaaagtgaaaattcctTACAAAATACATGGTATGAAGTGTTCCTTGGGGACTCAAAATCGTTCCCCAAATGTCAATGTGCTGCATTTATGGAGAACTTCATGCCATGCAAACATCTCTTTGCAATATTTGCACACAGTGATGCCACCTGGAACAGCCTGAGTCCACTGTATAAAAACAGTGCATATTTTAACCTGGACTTGAGTTTTCTTTCAAAGGAAGTTCAGTTCAAATCTTGCCTAAGAGATGATCAAGAAGTTGGTACTGGGAGCCCTGTCCAACAGGAAGATGAGACAGACGTCAGTGGTGAAGAAGCCAGTACCTGCAATCGGTATATCCATTCTACCCAGAAGTGCCTCAGAGAAAAACTGAAGGTTTTGCAGGATCTctcttttctctcctctgaTGTTGATGTCATGTCAAATGTCATCTCCCAACTCACACTGGCATGTGCTGAACTGGAACAGACCATACCGAGAGAAAACCAGTTGCCTCTACACCAGTCGGGCAAGAAATCAGCCCTTCGTCCACTGcctcaaagaaagaaaaagatgaaaaaggCAAAACAGTCAAAGATGACACACAGAACAG ACCCACCGCCCAAAAAGAGGGTACATTTCGAAGCAACAGGCAGTGGTGACAAATCCAGTG ACCCACCGCCCAAAAAGAGGGTACATTTCGAAGCAACAGGCAGTGGTGACAAATCCAGTG ACCCACCGCCCAAAAAGAGGGTACATTTCTTAGCAACTTGCAGTGGTGACAAATCCAGTG ACCCACCGCCCAAAAAGAGGGTACATTTCGAAGCAACAGGCAGTGGTGACAAATCCAGTG ACCCACCGCCCAAAAAGAGGGTACATTTCTTAGCAACTTGCAGTGGTGACAAATCCAGTG ACCCACCGCCCAAAAAGAGGGTACATTTCGAAGCAACAGGCAGTGGTGACAAATCCAGTG AGACAGACCAACTCTTACAAGAATTAAAACAATCTGAGACGACCAACCTCAAAAGGATTCACAGGGAGCAACGTTACCATGTGTGTGGGGAAGTGTTGGAATACGATGATTTCAAAAGCCTTATCTACCCAAACTGGCTTAATGACAAG GTAATGAATGCATACCTCTCTGTACTACGTTCACAATGTAATACAAGTGATAACAACCACGTCTTCATCATCCCATCGTATCTGGCAGTTTTATGGGATGCTGGGAGATTTAACACATGGATGATGCGAGAG ATAAATCTGGTCATGTTTAAATGGATCTTCATGCCCATTAACATCACTAACAACCATTGGATTCTCTTGGCGGCCAATGTTCCACAGATGTCTGTGTCAATTCTTGACTCAATGGACACTGGAAAGGGTCTATCCTATGTAGGAAAATGGAA GAAGTTCATGCATAATCGCTCAAGGCTAGTTGGAGAGTTTGATGGAGAATGGAAGACTGGACATTTGATGTCAGCCCAACAGAAAGATGGGAACTCATGTGGGCCTTTTGTATTAATG AATGCTTTAGCTTTGACTAGAGACATCCTTTTAGAAAGTCTCACACATGAGCATGTACTGCTGATGAGGACGTATGTCTTCACCATACTTAAGAAGAACGCGGTGAAACCACCAGGCCAGAGGAAAAAGTGTGACATGCCTGGTTGTCTTCAGCCTGAAATGCCTGCAATGTGGGTAGCATGTGATGTATGTGGAAGATGGTGTCATTTCCTTTGTGtgggaatgaagaaaaaacccaTGCAAGAGTACTTGTGTCCCATATGCATAGCTCAATATAGATAG